The DNA window ACATGATGAGGCTGTCGAACGGCAGTCTGCCCTCGGGGCGTTATGTGCGTCTGCTTGTAAGGGACACCGGCCACGGAATCGACGAGGCGGCCCTGGAGCGCATCTTCGAGCCGTTCTTCACGACCAAACCTGCCGGGCAAGGCACAGGCCTAGGCCTGTCGACCGTTCACGGCATCGTCACCGAACACGGCGGCGCCTTGAATGTGACGAGCCGGTTGAAGGAAGGCGATTTTCGACGGATGGAAGAAGAAGCGGCCGCCGGCGCAGACGAGGATCTCGAACTTCCATTGCGCCGGGGCCATGGCGAGACGATCCTCATCGTTGATGATGAGAAATCGCTCGTGTTGCTGGGGGAGGAGATACTCGCCGCCCTGGGGTATGAACCGGTCGGCTTTGACCGCAGCCCTGCCGCATTGGCTGCGTTCCGCGCCGATCCGGATCGCTTCGATCTGGTGCTGACGGACGAGATCATGCCGGAAATGACGGGAACGGAGTTCGCCGGCACGCTGCACAAGATCCGTCC is part of the Luteitalea sp. genome and encodes:
- a CDS encoding response regulator, with translation MGDPTELQQVVMNLCTNAAQAMEGRGVLTLALDTIDSKDMMRLSNGSLPSGRYVRLLVRDTGHGIDEAALERIFEPFFTTKPAGQGTGLGLSTVHGIVTEHGGALNVTSRLKEGDFRRMEEEAAAGADEDLELPLRRGHGETILIVDDEKSLVLLGEEILAALGYEPVGFDRSPAALAAFRADPDRFDLVLTDEIMPEMTGTEFAGTLHKIRP